The following coding sequences lie in one Anomaloglossus baeobatrachus isolate aAnoBae1 chromosome 7, aAnoBae1.hap1, whole genome shotgun sequence genomic window:
- the LOC142245917 gene encoding lanosterol synthase-like, giving the protein MLLQENCSFLSEHIPRSRLRDAVDVLLSMKNSDGGFATYETKRGGRLLERLNPSEVFGDIMIDYTYVECTSAVMQALKHYEAWDPDYRAHEIRETLKQGLDYCRRVQRKDGSWEGSWGVCFTYGIWFGLEAFACMGYKYSDGCPEITRACDFLLSRQMEDGGWGEDFESCEERRYVQSASSQIHNTCWALLGLMAVRFPNVAILERGVKLLLEKQLKNGDWPQENISGVFNKSCAISYTSYRNIFPIWTLGRFTHLHAENPLAGVHTSRHG; this is encoded by the exons CTACTTAGCATGAAGAATTCTGATGGGGGATTTGCCACTTATGAAACCAAACGTGGTGGGCGCTTGTTGGAAAGGCTTAATCCATCCGAAGTGTTCG GAGATATTATGATTGACTACACCTATGTAGAGTGCACATCTGCTGTAATGCAGGCCTTGAAACATTACGAAGCATGGGACCCGGACTACAGAGCACATGAAATCAG GGAAACTCTCAAACAAGGCCTAGATTACTGCCGAAGGGTTCAGCGTAAAGACGGATCctgggaagg ATCCTGGGGTGTGTGCTTTACATATGGCATATGGTTTGGACTGGAGGCCTTTGCTTGCATGGGATATAAGTACTCAGATGG CTGCCCGGAGATCACCCGTGCCTGCGATTTTCTTCTGTCTCGCCAAATGGAAGATGGAGGCTGGGGCGAAGATTTTGAATCATGTGAAGAGAGAAGATATGTTCAGAGTGCCAGCTCCCAAATACACAACACCTGCTGGGCATTGCTGGGTCTGATGGCGGTCAG GTTTCCCAATGTTGCCATTTTGGAGAGAGGAGTAAAACTGCTACTGGAGAAGCAGCTGAAAAATGGAGACTGGCCTCAG GAGAATATATCAGGTGTGTTTAACAAGAGCTGTGCGATCAGCTACACTTCATATCGAAATATATTCCCAATATGGACCCTTGGTCGTTTCACCCATCTTCACGCAGAGAACCCCTTGGCCGGAGTTCACACGAGCCGGCATGGCTGA